In Ochotona princeps isolate mOchPri1 chromosome 21, mOchPri1.hap1, whole genome shotgun sequence, a single genomic region encodes these proteins:
- the MC5R gene encoding melanocortin receptor 5 isoform X1 has translation MNSSTHLPFLDLNLNATEGNHSGLSAKNRSSPCEGMGIAVEVFLTLGLISLLENILVIGAIAKNKNLHSPMYFFVCSLAVADMLVSMSNAWETITIYLLSNKHLVIADAFVRQIDNVFDSMICISVVASMCSLLAIAVDRYVTIFYALRYHHIMTAKRAGVIIACIWIFCTGCGIVFIIYYESTYVIICLISMFFTMLFLMVSLYIHMFLLARTHVKRIAAAPGFGSLRQRTSMKGAITLTMLLGVFIVCWAPFFLHLILMISCPQNLYCSCFMSHFNMYLILIMCNSVIDPLIYAFRSQEMRKTFKEIICCHGFRVTCRFPGRY, from the coding sequence ATGAATTCCTCAACTCACCTGCCTTTCTTGGACCTCAACCTGAATGCCACAGAGGGCAACCATTCTGGACTGAGTGCCAAGAATAGGTCTTCACCGTGTGAAGGCATGGGCATCGCGGTGGAGGTGTTCCTGACCCTGGGGCTCATCAGCCTGCTGGAGAACATCTTGGTCATTGGTGCGATTGCGAAGAACAAGAATTTGCACTCTCCCATGTACTTCTTCGTGTGCAGCCTGGCCGTGGCCGACATGCTGGTGAGCATGTCCAATGCCTGGGAGACCATCACCATCTACTTACTCAGCAACAAGCACCTGGTGATCGCGGATGCCTTTGTGCGACAGATCGACAACGTGTTTGATTCCATGATCTGCATCTCCGTGGTGGCCTCCATGTGCAGCTTGCTGGCCATCGCGGTGGACAGATACGTCACCATCTTCTACGCCCTGCGCTACCACCACATCATGACGGCGAAGCGCGCTGGGGTCATCATCGCGTGCATCTGGATCTTTTGCACGGGCTGCGGCATCGTTTTCATCATCTACTACGAGTCCACGTACGTCATCATTTGCCTCATCTCCATGTTCTTCACCATGCTGTTCCTCATGGTGTCCCTGTACATCCACATGTTCCTGCTGGCGCGGACCCACGTCAAGCGGATAGCGGCTGCGCCTGGCTTCGGGTCCCTGCGCCAGAGGACCAGCATGAAGGGAGCCATCACCCTCACCATGCTGCTGGGTGTTTTCATCGTGTGCTGGGCTCCCTTCTTCCTTCATCTCATCTTAATGATTTCGTGCCCCCAGAACCTCTACTGCTCATGCTTCATGTCTCACTTCAACATGTACCTCATCCTCATCATGTGTAACTCTGTGATTGACCCGCTGATATACGCCTTCCGCAGCCAGGAGATGCGCAAGACCTTTAAAGAGATTATTTGTTGCCATGGCTTCAGAGTAACCTGTAGGTTTCCTGGAAGATATTAA
- the MC5R gene encoding melanocortin receptor 5 isoform X2 — translation MGIAVEVFLTLGLISLLENILVIGAIAKNKNLHSPMYFFVCSLAVADMLVSMSNAWETITIYLLSNKHLVIADAFVRQIDNVFDSMICISVVASMCSLLAIAVDRYVTIFYALRYHHIMTAKRAGVIIACIWIFCTGCGIVFIIYYESTYVIICLISMFFTMLFLMVSLYIHMFLLARTHVKRIAAAPGFGSLRQRTSMKGAITLTMLLGVFIVCWAPFFLHLILMISCPQNLYCSCFMSHFNMYLILIMCNSVIDPLIYAFRSQEMRKTFKEIICCHGFRVTCRFPGRY, via the coding sequence ATGGGCATCGCGGTGGAGGTGTTCCTGACCCTGGGGCTCATCAGCCTGCTGGAGAACATCTTGGTCATTGGTGCGATTGCGAAGAACAAGAATTTGCACTCTCCCATGTACTTCTTCGTGTGCAGCCTGGCCGTGGCCGACATGCTGGTGAGCATGTCCAATGCCTGGGAGACCATCACCATCTACTTACTCAGCAACAAGCACCTGGTGATCGCGGATGCCTTTGTGCGACAGATCGACAACGTGTTTGATTCCATGATCTGCATCTCCGTGGTGGCCTCCATGTGCAGCTTGCTGGCCATCGCGGTGGACAGATACGTCACCATCTTCTACGCCCTGCGCTACCACCACATCATGACGGCGAAGCGCGCTGGGGTCATCATCGCGTGCATCTGGATCTTTTGCACGGGCTGCGGCATCGTTTTCATCATCTACTACGAGTCCACGTACGTCATCATTTGCCTCATCTCCATGTTCTTCACCATGCTGTTCCTCATGGTGTCCCTGTACATCCACATGTTCCTGCTGGCGCGGACCCACGTCAAGCGGATAGCGGCTGCGCCTGGCTTCGGGTCCCTGCGCCAGAGGACCAGCATGAAGGGAGCCATCACCCTCACCATGCTGCTGGGTGTTTTCATCGTGTGCTGGGCTCCCTTCTTCCTTCATCTCATCTTAATGATTTCGTGCCCCCAGAACCTCTACTGCTCATGCTTCATGTCTCACTTCAACATGTACCTCATCCTCATCATGTGTAACTCTGTGATTGACCCGCTGATATACGCCTTCCGCAGCCAGGAGATGCGCAAGACCTTTAAAGAGATTATTTGTTGCCATGGCTTCAGAGTAACCTGTAGGTTTCCTGGAAGATATTAA